The Pocillopora verrucosa isolate sample1 chromosome 14, ASM3666991v2, whole genome shotgun sequence genome has a segment encoding these proteins:
- the LOC131794922 gene encoding folate receptor beta-like, protein MADDLYALLVLSCLIVSTMAVTDKEIDEFLDICIDSKYHKEKPGPESDFFNTTFHCTPWKNHACCTSNTTDSIRKDGTLSLYNMHWDQCGRKMSPQCRRYFEVDTCMYECSPNMKPWIVVDPNSKKTRKERFQDVPICSEDCDAWFDACKDDLTCSDNWGDLKTWNWTSGMCKLECKTFKEYFDNAKKFCEKLFNYSWKYTKGELGIDCMTLWPNGTTNFNKRVARKHAEDMLSTKSSGSKVAVQSLTVILLAGLCYYL, encoded by the coding sequence ATGGCAGATGATTTGTATGCGTTACTAGTCTTGTCCTGCCTGATCGTGTCTACCATGGCAGTAACCGACAAGGAGATTGACGAATTTCTTGATATCTGCATCGATTCTAAATACCACAAAGAAAAACCAGGTCCGgagagtgatttttttaataCGACGTTTCATTGCACCCCGTGGAAGAACCACGCTTGTTGCACGTCGAATACAACCGACAGCATTCGAAAAGACGGAACTCTCTCGCTGTATAACATGCACTGGGATCAGTGCGGTAGAAAAATGTCGCCTCAGTGCCGTAGATATTTCGAGGTCGACACTTGTATGTACGAATGCTCGCCAAACATGAAACCATGGATCGTTGTGGACCCTAATTCTAAAAAGACCCGCAAGGAACGCTTTCAAGACGTGCCTATATGCAGCGAGGACTGCGATGCATGGTTTGATGCCTGCAAAGACGACCTCACCTGCTCAGACAACTGGGGAGACCTCAAAACATGGAACTGGACAAGCGGCATGTGTAAGTTGGAGTGCAAAACttttaaggaatattttgatAATGCCAAGAAATTCTGCGAGAAACTTTTTAACTACTCATGGAAGTACACTAAAGGGGAATTAGGCATAGATTGCATGACACTGTGGCCGAATGGTACAACAAATTTCAACAAGAGGGTCGCTCGTAAACACGCTGAAGACATGCTTTCCACGAAATCATCGGGATCAAAGGTTGCCGTTCAATCTTTGACAGTGATTTTACTGGCTGGGCTGTGTTATTATCTTTAA